A window of Aromatoleum bremense genomic DNA:
CCAGCATCTGGTCGAGGCTCGCGCCCGGGGGACGATGCGCTTCGGCGATTCCATGCAGCGTATCGCCGCGCCGTACCTCGTGCCGGGCAGGGGGGGCCGACGTGTCGGAAAGCGGCGGACGTGATGGCGGCGCAGCGCGCTGCGTCCCTGACGGCGCCGCGACAGTCGGGGCCGCCACCGGCGCCGCCACGACTGCAGGCGGCGTTCCTGCCGGAGCCGGATCGAGCAAGAACGTGTATTCGCGAATGACACGTCCGGAAGCCCAATCAAGCTCGATAAGTAAATCGACGAACGGGTCACTGAGCGGGCGGTCGCTCGAAATGCGCACCACGGCGCGGTTCCCGCGGCTCTCCACCGCGAGCTTCAACGCGTTCATGATGGAGGAATATGGCAGGCTCGCTTGCCGAAATGCTTCCGCCGACGCAATCCTGGCGGTCAGCGACTGCATCTCCTGCGACGTCGCGTTGAGTTCGACCTCTGCCCTGAGCGGCTGGCCGATGGCACTGAAAACGTTGATCGGACCAAGTCCGGCAGCGTGACTGCCGGAGGGAAGCGTGGCGATCGCGGCTGCGACCAGGGAAGCCTTGAGCGAGGTCTTCATAGCTGTATATCATCCGCACCCTGCAAGGGCACCAAGCTGCGTGGAAGATGGCGTCGTGGACGTGAGCGAGCGTTCGCTATGCTTCGCGCAATCTAACATTTTGTTTCAATACTGGCAGCAATTCTCTGAATGCCGAGGCAATTCACCAACGAACGCCTCCCCGAACAGCGTTCGTGACATGCAGGAGACGAATTGGGCCGGACCCACGTCAGGGCGCGATTCCCGGCCGGCAATTTCACTGCGACAGCAGGATTCGCAGCATGCGCCGCAGGGGCTCGGCTGCGCCCCAGAGAAGCTGGTCGCCGACGGTAAAGGCGCCCAGGTATTCGGGCCCCATTGCCATCTTGTGCAGCCGCCCCACCGGAACGCTGAGCGTCCCCGTCACCGCGGCTGGCGTCAGTTCCCGTTCGCTGATCTCGCGCTCGTTGGGAACGACCTTCACCCAGTCGTTGGCCGTGCCGATGATCTCGCCGAGTTCATCCAGCGGCACATCCTTGCGCAACTTGATGGTCAATCCTTGCGAATGACAGCGCATGGCACCGATGCGTACGCACAGTCCGTCGATCGGCACGCTACCGACGCTGCGGAACGGCGGGTTGCCGAGTATCTTGTTGCATTCCGCCCCGCCCTTCCATTCCTCCTTCGACTGGCCGTTTTCCACCGGGACGTCGATCCACGGGATCAGGCTGCCCGCCAGCGGCACGCCGCGGAAATTTTTCACCGGAAAATCGGCCGAGCGCATTGTCTCGGCGACTTTGCGGTCGATGTCGAGGATTGCCGATGCGGGGTCGGCCAGTTCGGCCCGCACCGCGTCGTGCAGCACCCCCATCTGGCTGAGAAGTTCGCGCATGTTCTGCGCGCCCGCGCCGGACGCGGCCTGATAGGTCATCGCCGAGACCCACTCGACGAGTCCGTGGCGGAACAGTCCCCCGAGGCCCATCAGCATCAGCGACACGGTGCAGTTGCCGCCGATCCAGTCGCGGCCGCCCTTCGCGAGCGCATCCTTGATGACGTCGAGGTTGACCGGATCAAGGACGATCACCGCGTTGTCTTCCATCCGCAGCGCACTCGCCGCGTCGATCCAGTGGCCCTTCCAGCCGGCCGCCCGCAGCTGCGGATACACGGCTTTCGTGTAGTCGCCGCCCTGGCAGGTGATGACGATGTCCATCTGCCGCAGCATGTCGACGTTCATCGCGTCCTGCAGCGCCAGCGGCGCTTCCCGGCCGCCGAAAGCCGGGGCTTTTCCGCCGGCCGCGGACGTCGAGAAATACACCGGCTCAATATCGGCGAAATCCCCCTCCTCGACCATCCGCTGCATCAGCACGGAACCGACCATGCCCCGCCAACCGACCAGACCTACCTTGTTCATTGCCTTCACCTCGAATTGCCAGAAATCTCAGAGTGCCGCCAACACGGCGTCGCCCATTTGCTTCGTACCGACCTTCGTCGTGCCCGGCTCGAAAATGTCGCCGGTGCGCAGGCCCTGCGCCAGCACCTTCTTCACCGCATTCTCGATGCGGAGCGCCGCATTTTCCTGATTGAACGTGTAGCGCAGCATCATCGCCACGGAAAGGATCGTCGCCAGCGGATTGGCAATGCCCTGGCCGGCGATGTCGGGCGCAGAACCGTGCGACGGCTCGTACAACCCCTTGTTGTTCGCGTCCAGCGAGGCCGACGGCAGCATGCCGATCGAGCCGGTGAGCATCGAGGCCTCGTCGGAGAGGATGTCGCCGAACATGTTGCCGGTGACCATCACGTCGAACTGCTTCGGCGCGCGCACGAGCTGCATTGCGGCGTTGTCGACCAGCATGTGGCTGAGTTCGACGTCCGGATACTCGGCGGCCAGCTCGATCATCACGTCGCGCCACAGCTGCGTCGTCTCGAGCACGTTCATCTTGTCCACCGAGCACAGCCGCTTGTTGCGCTTGCGTGCGGCCTCGAACGCGACGCGGCCGATGCGGCGGATCTCGGACTCGGTGTAATGCATCGTGTTGAAACCGAAACGCTCGCCGTCACGAATCTCTAGCCCACGCGGCTGGCCGAAATAGATGTCGCCGGTGAGTTCGCGCACGATCAGGATGTCCAGCCCTGCCACCACCTCGGGCTTCAGCGACGACGCATTCGCGAGTTCGGGGTACAGGATCGCCGGACGCAGGTTCGCGAACAGGCCGAGATCCTTGCGGATGCCCAGCAGGCCGCGTTCCGGGCGCTGTTCGCGCGGCAACGTGTCCCACTTCGGTCCGCCGACCGCGCCGAGCAGCACCGCGTCCGCCTCGCGCGCGAGCTTGCGCGTCGCCTCCGGATACGGATCGCCGGTCGCATCGACCGCTGCGCCGCCCAGCAGGGCCTCTTCCATCTCAAACTTCAGGTCCAGCGCCTCGATCACGCGCACCGCCTCGGCCGTGATCTCCGGCCCGATACCGTCACCCGGCAGAATGCAAATCTTCATCGGCAAACGTCTCCTGCTATGCCCGGCCGGTCCGGCTCAGGCGACAAAATAATAAGGATGGTCGGCGCGGCGCTTCTCTTCGAAGGTGCGAATCCTGTCCGCATGCCGCAGCGTCAGGCCGATGTCGTCCCAGCCGTTGAGCAGGCATTCCTTGCGGAACGGATCGACCTCGAACGCGATCGTCTTGCCGTCGGGACGCGTGATCGTCTGCGCGGCGAGATCGACCTTGAGCCGATATCCGTCGGTGGCCTCGCACTGCCGGAACAACTCATCGACTTCCTGTGCAGGCAGCACGATCGGCAGCAGACCGTTCTTGAAGCAGTTATTGAAGAATATGTCGGCGAAGCTCGGGCCGATCAACACCCGGAAGCCGTAGTCTTCGAGCGCCCAGGGGGCATGCTCGCGCGAACTGCCGCAGCCGAAGTTGTCGCGCGTCAGCAGTATCTGCGCCCCTTCGTAGCGGGGCTGGTTCAGCACGAAGTCCTGGTTTTTCGACCGGTTCGCACAATCCTGGCCGGGTTCTCCGTGGTCCGTATAGCGCCATTCGTCGAACAGGTTCGGACCGAAGCCGCTGCGCTTGATCGACTTCAGGAACTGCTTCGGGATGATCGCGTCGGTGTCGACGTTCGCGCGATCGAGCGGGGCAACCCGCCCGTTGAGTTCGGTAAACGACTTCATGATCTCACCACCTCTGGATGGCCTCGCCATCCTTTCGAAATATTCATACCCTGCGCCGCGGCAACGATCACGCAAGTTCGCGCACGTCGATGAAATGGCCGGTGACCGCTGCCGCAGCAGCCATCGCCGGGCTGACGAGATGCGTCCGGCCGCCGGCGCCCTGCCGGCCCTCGAAGTTGCGGTTCGACGTCGAGGCGCAGTGTTCGCCGGGCTCGAGCCGGTCGGCATTCATCGCGAGGCACATCGAACACCCCGGCTCGCGCCACTCGAATCCGGCTGCGAGGAATACCTCGTGCAATCCCTCGGCCTCGGCCTGACGCTTGACCAGACCCGAACCGGGAACGACCAGCACGCGCTTGACGCTCGGCGCCTTGCTGCGCCCCTTCGCGACCGACGCGGCCTCACGCAGGTCCTCGATGCGGGAATTGGTGCAGGAACCGATGAACACCTGATCGACCGGAATCTCGCTGATCGGCGTGTTCGGCGCGAGGCCCATGTATTTCAGCGCACGCTCGATCCCCTCGCGCCTGACCGGATCGTCGACGCTGGCCGGATCGGGCACGCGCCCCGAAACCGTCTCGACCATCTCCGGGGAAGTCCCCCACGTGACTTGCGGCTGGATCTGCGCGGCGTCGAGTTCGACGATCTTGTCGAATTTCGCGCCATCGTCCGTTTTCAGCGTGCGCCAGTAATCCACCGCCTGATCCCACGCCTCCCCTTTCGGCGCCAGCGGCTTGTCGCGCAGGTAGTCGATCGTGGTCTGGTCGACCGCGACCAGACCGGCGCGCGCGCCCGCTTCGATTGCCATGTTGCAGATCGTCATCCGGCCTTCCATCGACAGCGCGCGGATCGCGCTGCCGCCGAACTCGATCGCGTAGCCGGTTCCGCCCGCGGTACCGATGCGGCCGATGATCGCCAGCGCGATGTCTTTGGCCGATACGCCGCGGCCCAGTTCGCCGTCCACCCGGACCAGCATCGTCTTCGAACGCTTCTGCAACAGGCACTGGGTCGCGAGCACATGCTCGACTTCCGAGGTCCCGATGCCGTGGGCGAGACAGGCGAATGCACCGTGCGTCGACGTGTGGGAGTCGCCGCACACGACCGTCATACCGGGGAGCGTCGCGCCGTTCTCGGGCCCGATCACATGGACGATGCCCTGGTGCGCGTCCCTGAAAGGAAAATAGGCCAGCGCACCCACCTCGCGGATGTTCGCGTCCAGCGTTTCGACCTGTTGACGCGAGACGGGATCGAGAATGCCCCGTTCCCAGTGGTCGGTCGGTGTGTTGTGGTCGGCCGTCGCGACGATCGAGCTGACGCGCCACGGCTTGCGCCCGGCAAGCTTCAGGCCTTCGAAGGCCTGCGGGCTGGTCACCTCGTGGATCAGATGGCGATCGATATAGATCAGCGCCGTGCCGTCCGCCTCCTGGTGAACGACGTGACTGGACCAGAGCTTTTCGTACAGCGTTTGGGCTTCCATCCCATGCATTCCGTGGAAAGAAAAGGGATTGATTATTTCACAGGGGAGACAGCGTGAATAGCCGCGGTCCGAAAGGCCTTCCTCATCGTTTGGCCGCCTCGTACAGCGGCATCACCCGCGCTGCGTATTCGGCCAGATCCTTCTGGCGGTTGGCGTGGGCGGGGTGAGTCGACAGCCATTGCGGGGGCGAACCGCTCGCGCGCGACGCCATTTTGTCCCACAGGCGCACCGCCGCGCGCGGATCATAGCCGGCCCGCGCCGCGAGTTCGACGCCGATACGATCCGCCTCGACTTCGTGCAGGCGCGAATTGGGCAACTCGAAGGTCACCTTGGCCACCATGCCCATCAGGTCCTGTCCGACCTCGCCGACGCCCAGCAAGGCTCCCGCGACGGAAATACCCAGACCGGTCGCCATCGCTTTCGAAACCTGCTCGCGCGAATGCTCGCGCAGCGCGTGCGCGATCTCGTGCCCCATCACCGCCGCGATTTCATCGTCGCTCAGCTGAAGCTGCTCGATCAGTCCCGAGTAGATCGCCATTTTGCCTCCGGCCATGCACCATGCATTGAGCTGGTCGGAGTTGAGCACATTGACCTCCCACTCCCAGTCGCCGGTATCCGGACGAAATGCCGTCGCCTGCGAAATCAGCCGGCTGGCGATCGCACGGACTCTCGCCACCTGCCGCGGATCGCGATTGAGCGCGTTGTTCTTGCGCGCCTCGGCCAGCACCTCGGCGTATTGCTTGCTCGACGCCTGTTCGACCTCCTCGGCCGAGACCATCATCATCTGCCCGCGCTCCACGCCCACCGTCCCGCCGCGCGTGGTTTGCACCGTCTGACATCCGACCGCGATAAAGCCGGCGATCAGTGCCGCGATGCAATGCCTCAATCCGTTTTTCACGCTGCCTCTCCTTTGCTCGTTTCCAGCTTCGGGCGCCACCCGCGCAGCAACCACAGCAGGCCGCCCAGGGCAAAACCGGAGCCGAAAGTATAGGTCCAGGCCGGCCCGATCGTTTCCCACGTAAAACCGCTCAGCAGCCCGCCGAGCATGCCGCCGGCACCGAAGGAAATGCTCCCATACAACGCCTGCCCTCTCGATTGGAGCTTGCCGGGAAACCAGAGGTTCACTGTCGCGATGGCTGCGGCATGATAGGCGCCGAAGGTCGCGCCGTGGAGCAGCTGCGCGAGCACGAGGACGCCCAGCGACTCGACTCCCCAGCCGATCAGTGCGAAGCGCAGCACCGCGCAGGCGAAAGCGAAAATCAGGATGGTGCGCATCGAAAACGACCGGGTGATGCGGGGCATCAGCATGAACACCCCGATCTCGGCGAGCACGCCGAGCGTCCACATCCAGCCGACGAGGGCCTTGCTGTAGCCGTGATCAACGAGATAGATCGAATAGAACACATACAGCGCGCCATGTGCCGCCGACATGAAGAAGCAGGCGCCGAAAAGAGCCTGCACTTCGGGCCGGCGCAGCGTGTCACACAAGCGCGCGGTCTCGCAGTGCGGCGCCGGAACGCGGGCTTCGGGCAGCGTGAGCGCGCACAGCGCGATGCCGCCCAGCACCAGCGCGGTCATCCACAGCACCGAACCGAGCGGCAGGAAATCCAGCAGGTAACCGATACCGAGCACCGCGACGATGAAACCGATCGATCCCCACACCCTGACGCTGCTGTAACGGCTTGCCTGCGGTCCGAGATGCGCAAACGTCAGGCTCTCGACCAACGGCAGGGCCGCGCTCCAGAAGAAAGCCATCAACGCCATCGCGATGAACAGCCCGTCGAAACGCGTCGTCACGAAGAAGACGCAGAATCCGGCAAGGCTGGCGATCGCCGACAGCCTGATGATGAACAGGCGTCGCCCCGGATGCTCGGCGAGCCAGCCCCATACATTGGGTGCGATCACGCGCATCACCTGCATCAGCGACATCAGGATCGCGATATCGGTTGCAGAGAGCGAGATCGACTGGAGATAGAGCGTGAAGTACGGCGAAAAGGCGCCGACGAACGCAAAATAAAAAAAGTAGTAGGCGGACAGGCGCCAGTACGGCAACACGGATGCGCCCTAGCTCCGGCGCCGGGCGGCAGACAGTGCCTGACGCACAGCCGGCGCGCGAACGAACGGCAAACCCGTCAGCGCGGGGGCGCGGGAACGTGCTGCACGCCGGAGGGCGCGAGCCGGGCGAGCTTCGGCGTCGCGCAGGAAACGTCGCCGCACTGAGCGCGATGACGCAACGCGTGGTCCATCAACACGATCGCGAGCATCGCTTCCGCGATCGGGGTCGCGCGGATGCCGACACACGGGTCGTGACGACCATGGGTGTTGATGATCACCGCGTCGCCCTGCTTGTCTATGGAGCGGCGATCGAGCCGAATGCTCGAGGTCGGCTTCACGGCCATACTCACGAGAATGTCCTGCCCCGTCGAAATGCCGCCCAGGACTCCGCCGGCATTGTTCGAGAGGAAGCCTTCGGGTGTCATTTCGTCGGAATGTTCGGTGCCGCGCTGCGCAACGCAGGAAAAACCGGCGCCGATCTCGACGCCCTTCACCGCGTTGATGCCCATCATCGCGTAGGCGATATCCGCATCGAGCCGGTCATAGACTGGCTCCCCCCAGCCCACCGGCACGCCGCTGGCCACGACATCGATACGTGCGCCGACCGAGTCGCCGGACTTGCGCAGTTCGTCCATGTAGTCTTCGAGCGCCGGCACGACAGCGGCGTTGGGTGCGAAGAACGGGTTGCGCCCGACTTCATCCCAGTCCACAAACGGGATCTCGATCGGTCCGAGCTGCGACATGAAGCCGCGGATGACGACTCCGTGCTGCTGATTCAGCCATTTGCGTGCGATCGCACCCGCCGCCACGCGCACCGCCGTCTCGCGCGCCGAGGAACGGCCGCCGCCGCGGTGATCGCGAATCCCGTATTTCTGCCAGTACGCATAATCAGCATGGCCGGGGCGAAACGTCTCGGCGATGTTGCCGTAATCACGTGAGCGCTGGTCCTGGTTGCGAATCAGCAGCGCAATCGGGGTGCCGGTCGTAACCCCCTCGAACACGCCCGAAAGAATCTCCACTTCGTCCGGTTCGCGCCGCTGCGTGACATGCCTCGACGTGCCGGGTTTGCGCCGATCGAGCTCGACCTGGATCTCCTCCGTCGAAAGCGCCATGCCCGGCGGGCACCCGTCGACGACACAGCCGATCGCCGGACCGTGGGATTCACCGAAGGAAGTGACGCAAAAGAGTTTGCCTACGCTATTGCCGGACATCGAATCTCGATTTGAAACGAGGGGTGGAAACCCGACGAGTGTAGCACAGCGACCCAAGACCCCACCGGGGTCTTGGGCAAGCCGCTTACCCTCATCCGAGGCCCGTTCGCGCCATCTGTCCGGCGCTCGTCAAGAAAACGTTTTGCAAACTATAGTTTCCTTTGCGAACGCCTTCCACCGCTTGCGGGGGATGGGATGCTCAGTAGAAAAATTTCTCCAGCCGTTCGAATACTTCATGCTCCGCCCCGTGCCGGCGCACCGACAATACATCGACGAGCTTCTCCACCTGCAGCACCATCTGCTCCAGCCGTTGGTCCTCGAACACCAGCAGCCAGATGCGGCTGCGGCGCGGGTCAGACATCGGCATGCACAAGATGCCTTCGACATTGAACGCGCGACGGGCGAACAGATTGCAGATGTGGCTCATCACACCGGGGTGATTGTTGACCTCAAGTTCCAGCACGACTTTGGCGAAACCGGATTGCTGCAAGGGTTCGGCAACTTGTTCGATCATGTCAGCCTCCGATCATTTCGGTGTTCGCGGCGCCGGGAGGCACCATCGGATAGACGAATTCCTCGCGGTCGATCGATGCGTGGATCAGACACGGCCCCGGGGCGTTCAGCGCCTGGGCAAGCGCCGCGCGCGGGTTCTGGGCCGTATCGAGATCGACGCCATCGATGCCGAAGCCTTCGGCAATTTTCAGAAAATCGGGTGCGCCCCGGTACTTCGACGCGAACACGCGCTTACCGTAGAACAGGCTCTGCTGCTGATACACCAGCCCCAGCGAGTTGTTGTTCATCAGCACGATCTTCACGCTGAGTCCCTCTTCGGCGAGCGTCGCGAGTTCCTGGATGTTCATCTTGAAGCTGCCATCACCAGTGAAGCACACGACCGTTCGCGCGGGCGCCGCCAGCGCCGCGCCGACCGCCACCGGCAAGCCGAATCCCATCGTCCCGAAACCGCCCGAGGTCAGCCACTGACGGGGTCGGCGGAACGGATAAGCCTGGGCGACCCACATCTGGTGCTGCCCGACGTCAGTGGTGACTACTGCATCATCGCCGACCACGGAGGCGACCGCCTGGACGAGGCCATAATGGCTGCGCGGATCGTCCAGCCCCGGCATCTGCAGTGGAAAACGGCTTTTGAGGCTGCCGACACGCGATAGCCAGCGCTTGCGCAGCCTGACGTTCACCCGCGGCAACAGCGCTTCGAGAACCACGCCGACATCCCCATTGATCGCGACATGCGCGTTCTTGATCTTGTGCAGTTCGGACGGATCGATGTCGATATGCACGATCTTCGCCTGCGGACAGAATTGCGCCGCCTTGCCGATCGCCCGGTCGTCGAAGCGCGCGCCGACGCAGACCAGCAGGTCCGATTCTTCGAGGATGAAATTCGTGTAGCGCGCGCCATGCATTCCCAGCATGCCGAGCGAAAGCGGGTGGTCGATCGGCATCACGCCCAGCGCCATCAGCGTCATCGTGGTCGGCAATCCGGCATGCTCGGCGAGCGTGACGATTTGCTGCGCCGCGCCGGAATGAACCACGCCGCCGCCGACATAGAGCACGGGCCGTTCCGCAGCATTGATGAGTCGCGCCGCCTCCTCGATCGCGCCCAGATCGCTTGCGGGCGCGGCATCGGGGATGGCCGGCAGCGGAAACGCATCGAAGCTCACGACCTGGGTCTGCACAT
This region includes:
- the ilvB gene encoding acetolactate synthase large subunit; translated protein: MIQMTGAELILRLLERQGIRTVAGIPGGAILPLYDALSGSKLIRHVLARHEQGAGFIAQGMARVSGRPEVCFASSGPGATNLVTAIADAHLDSIPMVAITGQVPLSMIGTDAFQEADIYGMTVPITKHNFLVRSADELLQVIPDAFRLAMSGRPGPVLIDIPKDVQTQVVSFDAFPLPAIPDAAPASDLGAIEEAARLINAAERPVLYVGGGVVHSGAAQQIVTLAEHAGLPTTMTLMALGVMPIDHPLSLGMLGMHGARYTNFILEESDLLVCVGARFDDRAIGKAAQFCPQAKIVHIDIDPSELHKIKNAHVAINGDVGVVLEALLPRVNVRLRKRWLSRVGSLKSRFPLQMPGLDDPRSHYGLVQAVASVVGDDAVVTTDVGQHQMWVAQAYPFRRPRQWLTSGGFGTMGFGLPVAVGAALAAPARTVVCFTGDGSFKMNIQELATLAEEGLSVKIVLMNNNSLGLVYQQQSLFYGKRVFASKYRGAPDFLKIAEGFGIDGVDLDTAQNPRAALAQALNAPGPCLIHASIDREEFVYPMVPPGAANTEMIGG
- a CDS encoding M48 family metallopeptidase, translated to MKNGLRHCIAALIAGFIAVGCQTVQTTRGGTVGVERGQMMMVSAEEVEQASSKQYAEVLAEARKNNALNRDPRQVARVRAIASRLISQATAFRPDTGDWEWEVNVLNSDQLNAWCMAGGKMAIYSGLIEQLQLSDDEIAAVMGHEIAHALREHSREQVSKAMATGLGISVAGALLGVGEVGQDLMGMVAKVTFELPNSRLHEVEADRIGVELAARAGYDPRAAVRLWDKMASRASGSPPQWLSTHPAHANRQKDLAEYAARVMPLYEAAKR
- the asd gene encoding aspartate-semialdehyde dehydrogenase, with protein sequence MNKVGLVGWRGMVGSVLMQRMVEEGDFADIEPVYFSTSAAGGKAPAFGGREAPLALQDAMNVDMLRQMDIVITCQGGDYTKAVYPQLRAAGWKGHWIDAASALRMEDNAVIVLDPVNLDVIKDALAKGGRDWIGGNCTVSLMLMGLGGLFRHGLVEWVSAMTYQAASGAGAQNMRELLSQMGVLHDAVRAELADPASAILDIDRKVAETMRSADFPVKNFRGVPLAGSLIPWIDVPVENGQSKEEWKGGAECNKILGNPPFRSVGSVPIDGLCVRIGAMRCHSQGLTIKLRKDVPLDELGEIIGTANDWVKVVPNEREISERELTPAAVTGTLSVPVGRLHKMAMGPEYLGAFTVGDQLLWGAAEPLRRMLRILLSQ
- the leuB gene encoding 3-isopropylmalate dehydrogenase; translated protein: MKICILPGDGIGPEITAEAVRVIEALDLKFEMEEALLGGAAVDATGDPYPEATRKLAREADAVLLGAVGGPKWDTLPREQRPERGLLGIRKDLGLFANLRPAILYPELANASSLKPEVVAGLDILIVRELTGDIYFGQPRGLEIRDGERFGFNTMHYTESEIRRIGRVAFEAARKRNKRLCSVDKMNVLETTQLWRDVMIELAAEYPDVELSHMLVDNAAMQLVRAPKQFDVMVTGNMFGDILSDEASMLTGSIGMLPSASLDANNKGLYEPSHGSAPDIAGQGIANPLATILSVAMMLRYTFNQENAALRIENAVKKVLAQGLRTGDIFEPGTTKVGTKQMGDAVLAAL
- the leuC gene encoding 3-isopropylmalate dehydratase large subunit gives rise to the protein MEAQTLYEKLWSSHVVHQEADGTALIYIDRHLIHEVTSPQAFEGLKLAGRKPWRVSSIVATADHNTPTDHWERGILDPVSRQQVETLDANIREVGALAYFPFRDAHQGIVHVIGPENGATLPGMTVVCGDSHTSTHGAFACLAHGIGTSEVEHVLATQCLLQKRSKTMLVRVDGELGRGVSAKDIALAIIGRIGTAGGTGYAIEFGGSAIRALSMEGRMTICNMAIEAGARAGLVAVDQTTIDYLRDKPLAPKGEAWDQAVDYWRTLKTDDGAKFDKIVELDAAQIQPQVTWGTSPEMVETVSGRVPDPASVDDPVRREGIERALKYMGLAPNTPISEIPVDQVFIGSCTNSRIEDLREAASVAKGRSKAPSVKRVLVVPGSGLVKRQAEAEGLHEVFLAAGFEWREPGCSMCLAMNADRLEPGEHCASTSNRNFEGRQGAGGRTHLVSPAMAAAAAVTGHFIDVRELA
- the aroC gene encoding chorismate synthase; its protein translation is MSGNSVGKLFCVTSFGESHGPAIGCVVDGCPPGMALSTEEIQVELDRRKPGTSRHVTQRREPDEVEILSGVFEGVTTGTPIALLIRNQDQRSRDYGNIAETFRPGHADYAYWQKYGIRDHRGGGRSSARETAVRVAAGAIARKWLNQQHGVVIRGFMSQLGPIEIPFVDWDEVGRNPFFAPNAAVVPALEDYMDELRKSGDSVGARIDVVASGVPVGWGEPVYDRLDADIAYAMMGINAVKGVEIGAGFSCVAQRGTEHSDEMTPEGFLSNNAGGVLGGISTGQDILVSMAVKPTSSIRLDRRSIDKQGDAVIINTHGRHDPCVGIRATPIAEAMLAIVLMDHALRHRAQCGDVSCATPKLARLAPSGVQHVPAPPR
- a CDS encoding MFS transporter, with the translated sequence MLPYWRLSAYYFFYFAFVGAFSPYFTLYLQSISLSATDIAILMSLMQVMRVIAPNVWGWLAEHPGRRLFIIRLSAIASLAGFCVFFVTTRFDGLFIAMALMAFFWSAALPLVESLTFAHLGPQASRYSSVRVWGSIGFIVAVLGIGYLLDFLPLGSVLWMTALVLGGIALCALTLPEARVPAPHCETARLCDTLRRPEVQALFGACFFMSAAHGALYVFYSIYLVDHGYSKALVGWMWTLGVLAEIGVFMLMPRITRSFSMRTILIFAFACAVLRFALIGWGVESLGVLVLAQLLHGATFGAYHAAAIATVNLWFPGKLQSRGQALYGSISFGAGGMLGGLLSGFTWETIGPAWTYTFGSGFALGGLLWLLRGWRPKLETSKGEAA
- the leuD gene encoding 3-isopropylmalate dehydratase small subunit, producing MKSFTELNGRVAPLDRANVDTDAIIPKQFLKSIKRSGFGPNLFDEWRYTDHGEPGQDCANRSKNQDFVLNQPRYEGAQILLTRDNFGCGSSREHAPWALEDYGFRVLIGPSFADIFFNNCFKNGLLPIVLPAQEVDELFRQCEATDGYRLKVDLAAQTITRPDGKTIAFEVDPFRKECLLNGWDDIGLTLRHADRIRTFEEKRRADHPYYFVA
- the ilvN gene encoding acetolactate synthase small subunit, producing the protein MIEQVAEPLQQSGFAKVVLELEVNNHPGVMSHICNLFARRAFNVEGILCMPMSDPRRSRIWLLVFEDQRLEQMVLQVEKLVDVLSVRRHGAEHEVFERLEKFFY